A single window of Candidatus Auribacterota bacterium DNA harbors:
- a CDS encoding inositol monophosphatase family protein has protein sequence MIKEYMEIAVRAARAAGEIISRDFGKRLPVGFKDRGNPVTETDLQAERAITSILSKEFPAHDIMTEESAQSARGSEFLWIIDPMDGTTNFTHGYPCVSVSIALTRAGELLLGVVFDPLHDELFSAERGAGSTMNEATLRVSAISSIEESLLCTGFPYRLREEPADNFEIFQKLSLLAQGVRRDGSAALDLCYIASGRFDGFWERGLRPWDTAAGTLILREAGGSATDYAGGAYQPFLNEIVASNSLIHGEMLRAFR, from the coding sequence ATGATTAAAGAATACATGGAGATCGCGGTGCGCGCCGCTCGGGCGGCGGGCGAGATCATCTCGCGCGATTTCGGGAAGCGGCTGCCGGTCGGCTTCAAGGACCGGGGAAACCCGGTGACCGAGACCGATCTCCAGGCGGAGCGCGCCATCACGTCGATCCTCTCGAAAGAATTCCCCGCTCACGACATCATGACCGAGGAGTCGGCGCAGTCCGCCCGCGGCTCGGAGTTCCTGTGGATCATCGATCCCATGGACGGCACCACAAACTTCACCCATGGGTATCCCTGCGTTTCCGTCTCCATCGCCCTCACGCGCGCCGGTGAGCTGCTTCTCGGCGTTGTGTTCGATCCCCTTCACGATGAGCTGTTCTCCGCTGAGAGGGGAGCGGGGAGCACGATGAACGAAGCCACGCTGCGCGTCTCCGCGATATCCTCGATCGAGGAGAGCCTCCTCTGCACCGGCTTCCCCTACCGGCTGAGGGAGGAGCCCGCCGACAACTTCGAAATCTTCCAGAAGCTCTCGCTGCTCGCCCAGGGCGTGCGCCGGGACGGCTCTGCGGCGCTCGATCTGTGCTACATCGCATCAGGCAGGTTTGATGGATTCTGGGAGAGGGGGCTCAGGCCATGGGACACGGCCGCGGGCACACTGATCCTCAGGGAGGCCGGGGGGAGCGCGACGGATTACGCGGGAGGGGCATATCAGCCGTTCCTGAACGAGATCGTGGCGAGCA